The window TTCTGTATTAGAAAACCAAGAGCCCCAAATAAGAAATCTTGAAAATGAGATTGAGAGTTTAGAAAAAGAAATAAAAGTGCTTTCAGATGATTTGTTTAAAAATAGCAATTCAATTCAGGGAGTGCAAAGAGAAACCATTCTTGACCAATGGCTGTCTTTAAAAATATCTTATGAAGAACAAAAGCAGGCACTTGAAGTGATGAAAACCCGAAAATCCTACCTGCTCGATAAAATTGATGAATTTGCACCTTTAGGGGCTGAATTGAAAAAACTGGAAAGGGAGGTTAGTGTCAATGAAGACCAATACCTTTCAATCTTACATGGGCTCAATATGGCGTACCTTCAGAAATACGACCTGGAAATGGCTTCGACCCAGAAACTAATTGATGAACCTTATTACCCCAAGACAGCATTGGCCTCTAAAAGAATGCTAATGGTAATTGGTGGCATGCTGGGTACGGGTGGACTTGTGCTTACAGTAGTGCTACTTTCTTTTTTCTTAGATTCTTCTATAAAATCAGGCAAAAATGCTACCAAATTAACCACGCTTCCTGTTGCAGGAGGTTGGTTAAATGAAGATGCTATCTCCAAAAGCATTTATTTGGATGAATTGCATAACAACCAAATCAAATTATTTTATAATAATTTGAGCATGCATTTTCCTGAGAATGGCCAAAAAATCATACTCTTTTATAGCCATCAAAAAGGAGAAGGGAAAACTTTTTTAATTGACCATCTGGTCAAAGAACTTACAAGACAAAATAGGAGCACTATATTTTGTGGAAATGAAGCTGACGCAAAAAAGGTAGTTTGTGAAAGCTTAGTAATTGATGAACAGACCATTTCCAATCCTAAAAAAGAATCGTATTTCTGGGAAGAAACCCTAACCAAATTGCCCCATGAATTTGTATTATGGGAGTTGCCAAACATTAAAGAGAAACCCTTCAACTATTCCTTAATTAACAAATCAAATGTATTGGTGTTGGTGACTGATGCAGGTAGATCTTGGACATCCTCCGATGCATTTATTAATAATGGAATTACAGAAATGGTAAAAACCTCTCATTTGGTATGGTTAAATAAAATGCAAGCGGATGAACTAGAAGACATTAATGGTGAAATACCAAAGAAAAGATCTTCAATTAGAACAAAATTTAAGCAGTTACTATCCTAAAGGGTACTTCTAACTACTATGCAAATCACCAAAGCAAATATCTCAAATAAAGTTTTTGCCCTGCTATTGGCCGGGCTTTTGAGTTTGTTTGTGGTTAAAACCGGGGTGATGGGTATTGGTTTAATGCTTGTCTTTCCTTTTGTATTGGCAGGTGGGATTTTTATGATGAGTCACCCTAACAAGTCACTAGCCGCAGGATTAATTTTTGCTTTTTTATCCATAGGTGCCATAAGATATGTCCCCAATTTACCTTTAGGGCTAACTGTGGATTTTGCATTGGCCATGTTAATTGTCAGTGCTCTTTTTCACAATAAAGTCGAGACCGATTTTTCAAAATTACACAATAGCCTCATTTTAGTTACACTAATTTGGATGGGGTATAATGTGGCAGAAATCTTTAATCCTGAAGCGAGAAGTGTTACGGCTTGGTTTTATGCGGTAAGAGGCACCGCTTTGTATATGTTCCTCACAGTTCCTCTTACACTATTGTATGCCAATAAACCCTCTGATTTAAATCGCCTATTTATAATTGTTTTTGCTTTAAGCATACTGGCTTCATTTTGGGGTTTGAGACAATTTTATATTGGCCTTGATTATGCTGAAAACAGATGGCTAGATGCGGGCTCCCGGTCAACTCATGTCCTTTTTGGCAATTTAAGGGTATTTAGCTTTTTTTCAGATGCTGGGCAATTTGGAGCAGGAATAGCTCATTCAGGGGTAATGGCTATGGTATTGGCACTGGGGCCTTTTTCATTAAAGAAAAGAATTTTATTTGCTGTGATGGCGCTTTTATTTTTTTACTTGATGATAATGAGTGGCACCAGAGGAGCTTTAATGGTTCCTGTTGCAGGCTCTTTAGCTTATTTATTTGCTTCAAAAAACTATAGGCTTATGCTTGCCGGGTTGATTGCCCTTGGCCTAGCTTTTTCATTTCTAAAATTCACTACCATAGCCAATAACAATTACCAAGTCCGTAGAATGAGGTCTGCATTAGATCCATCAGACCCATCATTAAATGTTAGGTACTTAAACCAACGGAAATTTTCAGAATACTTAAAAACCAGACCCTTTGGGGGAGGTATTGGCACTTCGGGCTCATGGGGCCAAAGATTTAGCCCAGGCACATTTTTAGCGGAAACACCTAATGACAGTTGGTTTGTAAAAATATGGGCAGAGATGGGTATAGTAGGTTTATACCTACACATAGGCATTTTGGCTTTTATAGCCGGAATGGGGCTGCTAAAAATATGGAAAGTCAAGGATCCTAGATTACGGCAAAAACTATTGGCTTTATTCGGAGGCTATGTCGGTATAGCTGCAGCGTCTTATGGCAACCCACTGTTGGGGCAAATGCCTACAGGAATCATTCTTTATATGTCATGGGCTTATTTTTTTCTAGCTGAAGACATGGATAAAAGTTTAAATAAACAATCAGAAAATGAATAAACCACTGATCTCTGTCATCACCATCAACTACAACGGCCTGGTTCATACCATGGGTTTTTTAGAATCATTTCAAAAGGTAAGCTATCCGAATGTAGAAATTATAGTGGTAGACAATGCTTCCAAAGAATCTCCGGATAGTATCCTCGATAAATATCCTGAAACCATCCTTATAAAAAGCCCGGTTAATGAGGGGTTCGCAGGTGGAAATAATAGAGGTATGGAAGTTGCTAAAGGTGATTTTTTCTTTCTGATTAACAATGATACTGAAGTTGCTCCTGACTTGCTTGAGACCCTATTGGAACGGACCGAAATAGTTGAAAATGTAGGTTTGGTTTGTCCTAAGATACTCTACCATGAAGAACCTGACATTATACAATATGCAGGTTTTTCAGCCATAAATCCCATTACCGGAAGAGGTAGAGGTAAAGGTTATTTGGAAAAGGATGAAGGTCAATACCAAGTAGCTGAAATCACTCAATTGGCACATGGTGCTGCCATGTTTATTCCCAGAAAGGTTGTCAAGGAAATAGGACTTATGGCAGAGCTATACTTTTTATATTATGAAGAAATGGATTACTGTGAACGCATCAAACAAGCAGGTTATGATATATGGTACGAACCTAAGAGCTATATTCTTCACAAAGAGTCTATGAGTGTAGGAAAAAACTCTCTGCTCAAAACTTATTATATGAGTAGAAACAGGTGGTTATACCTTAGAAGAAATGTAGCTTATCCTTTGTTTTTCTTTACAGCCGGGTATTATATGCTCATAGCCCTTCCAAAAAATCTATTGGTTCATGCCTTTAAGTTTGAATGGGGCCATTTTGGAAAGTATTTTAAAGGCTTTGTTGACGGGCTTTTTCTGAAAGACATCAAGGAAAACCCCACTTTAAACAACTAAACAAAACGGACAATGAGGATAGGTATAGAAGCACAACGCATTTTTAGAGAAAAAAAGCATGGCATGGACATGGTGGCCCTTGCCCTAATCAAAAACTTGCAACAGCTAGACACCGAAAATGAATATTTCATCTTTGTAAATGATACAGAAGACCCTTCTGCAATAAAAGAAACAAAAAACTTTAAAATTGTCCCCCTTACCCCTGCACCTTACCCAATTTGGGAACAAAAACACTTAGCTAAAGCGGTAAAAACTTATCAATTAGATCTTCTTCACTGCACCAGTAATACGGCTCCTGTTGCATGTTCCGTTCCGCTTTTAATAACTCTCCACGACATTATCTATTTGGAAAAAATCAACCTAAAAGAAGGTACCTGGTACCAAAGACTTGGAAACATCTACAGAAGATGGAATGTGCCAAAAGTAGTGAAAAAAGCAGCAATGATATTTACAGTCTCTCATTATGAACAGAAAAGGATTGTTCAGCATTTCAATATGAAAGATGATGCTGTTCAAGTGGTGTATAACGGTGTAGCCAATCATTTTAAGGTAGAATCTCCAGAAAAACAGGAAATTATTCGCAATAAATACAATTTACCTAAGGCATTCATTCTATTTCTGGGAAATACAGATCCTAAGAAAAATCTCAAAGGAGTGTTAAAAAGTTTAGCCATTCTTGATAAAAAAAAGGTGGATTATCCGGACATAGTAATGCCAGACTTTGGCAAAGAAGTACTGGTAAGTATGTTGAATGAGATTAAGGCGCCTCAACTGCTTTCAAAAATTCACCTGACCGGTTATATTCCCAACGAAGATTTACCTGCCATATACAGTCAGGCTAAAGTATTTTTATACCCTTCATTAAGAGAGAGTTTTGGCCTCCCTATTTTGGAAGGAATGGCATGTGGTTGTCCAGTAATCACCGCTAACACCTCCTCTATGCCGGAAGTTGCAGGTGATGCTGCCATTATTGTTGACCCCTTTGACCCTTCGGCTATTAGTGCCGGCATAGAGAAGATATTGTCAGACGAAGTCCTTAGAAAAGAACTTATCAGTAAAGGCTATGATAGACCCCCATTTTTTGACTATAAAAAAGGGGCATTGGACACACTCACTGCCTATAAAAAAATCCATGCTACACAATGACTGATAAGAAATATTGGCTTACCGGTGGTTTTTTCACCATGATGCACCGAGGTGTAGATTTTGTTCTTGGCTTCATCGGTTTTATGCTTCTTGTGAGGGTATTTAGTCCTGAGGAATTTGGGATTTGGGTTTTACTTATCACCATAGTTGCAATAATTGATATGGCTAGAAATGGTTTCATTCAAAATGGAATGATCAAATTTCTAGTAGGAAAAGAAAAGGCTATTCAAGCAAAAATACAAACCGCTTCAGTATGGCTAAACACGGCATTAACCTTGATATTGGTTTTCTTATTGTGGATTTTGGCTGGGCCTCTAGAAAAATTATTAAATGCTAATGGTTTAGCTGACCTAATAAAAATTCATTCCTTGATCCTTCCGGTATTGATTTTACATACACACAATATGGTATTGATGCAGGCAAAGTACGATTTCCAAGCTTATTTTTGGGCAGGCATAAGTAAAAGCCTGCCATTCTTTTTGGTGATTTTATTTGGCTATTTTTTAGACATAAAACTCAGTCTGATTGAACTGGCCTGGTATCAAAACTTGGCTTTTTTATTAGCCACAATTATGTCAGTTTATCAGGTCAGAAATTATTTAAAAATTCGTCTAAAAGCACAAAAATATTGGCTGAAAAGGATTTTTCACTTTGGAAAATATGTCTTCGGAACCAATTTAGTATCCATGTTAACCAATAGCTTGGACAAATTTTTATTAGGAGCTTTATTGTCTCCTGTACAAGTAGCCATGGCCAATACAGCAGGGAGGGTTTTGAATATGATTGAAATTCCTGTGAATTCTATAGCTTCTATTAGTTACCCAAAAGCAGCTGAAGCTCACGATAAAAAGCAAAGCAAAATGGTTGGTGAAATCTATGAAAAGACATTGGGGATGATGTTAAGTCTCACCATTCCTTTTTGGTTATTTTGTATGCTCTTCGCCCATTATATTGTCTTGCTGATAGCAGGAGAAGCTTATTTAGATGCCGTCCCATTTTTGAGAATCATGTCATTTATGGCACTAATTAAGCCTTTTGACAGACAATCCGGAGTATTTCTAGATGCCATAGGTAAACCATTTTTTAATATGATTATGGTTTTCGGTACTTTCGTTTATGGAGCTATATTCAGCTATCTTTTCATCCAATGGTTTGGTTTAATGGGAGCTGCCTATGGCTTAATTCTTGCCTTGTTCACCACTTCAATAATAAAATTTATCATCTTAAATAAATTCGTTGACATACGAATTGGGCAATGTTGGATAAAAGCTTTTGAAAATTATCCCATTATGATCGAAACACTAAAAGATAAAGTGAAAAATAAATCCTGAAAACCATTAAAAAATTATTCCCAATCTTTTTCAAGGTGCTTAAACTCATGTCTGCGCTGTTTCCATAAAACATCAATCTCCGTAATTTCATTATGGCTAGTAGCCATAAAATCCTTACTCGCCTTTCTAATATTGAGCATTCCTGAAATTTGGCCTAACACAAATAAGGGGATTTTAGGAATAGCCTGTAATACTTTCATCGGTGTTTTATTGAATAGCAATAACAATAAAAAGGCGAGTGCAAACAACATTAAACTTCCAGTCAACAGAAAGAAATAAATCCAGTTGATAAACAAGGCAATTATAGCTAAGAGCCCACTAAGACCTACCAACACCACCATAGGTGGCATAGCTGTCATCATGGCAAAATATACTCGGTTCCAATCCATTTTCAATAGCCCTTTACCTATTAATTTCAGGTTTTCAGGAAGCTGTCCAAAGTAGCTGTTGAGCCACCTCCCCCTTTGCCTTCCGATTTGTTCGGCTCCTGTAATTTTCTCATCAAATACTATAGCCGCTCCTGCATAGGCAATTATATACCCTTGGTCAACCAGTTCAGATTGCAAAGATTTATCCTCTGCTACAACTACCCCCTTTTTTTCTAAAATCAATAACTCTTTGGCAATATTTTCTTCATACAGATTTTTCTCAATGGACATACCGGAACCGGCGATTGTAGAAGAGGAACCCAATTGAAAAGGAAGATTTCTGACAGCAAAGTCATAGTAATACTCTCCAAGTGCATCCAAAGAGGCATAGGTACCTTCAATATTTTTTGCAATTCTTTTCCCTTGCACAGCATTAAAACCATTGGCGTGATACTTACTGATTACGCGTAAAAAATGTGATGGAACAAGGTTATCCGGATCAAAAACAACCACATGGCTATGTCTTGTTTTCATTTCTTTTAAAACCAAGCCTAAAGAGGCCACCTTACTATTAAGAAATGGCCGGGGTTGGTAGATGGTCAGCTTTTCATGTGTCATTACATCCAATTCCCCTTCAATTCCATCTGCCACCAAATAAATATGGTAATTGCGATAATCTTGTGCAAGCAAGGCCCTCACCAACGGCCATGCAATGTCTTTTTCTTTATAAACTGTGATAACGCAAGCAAAGTCTGCCGTTAGTTCCGCTTCCTTTAATTTAAATTTACCTCCTAAAAATGATATAAAAGTACTTAATAAAGGAAACAAAAGATAAAAGCTACAAATACAGGAAATAATAATAAATAAGATCAAAGCTTCAAAAATTAAGGATTGTTATAAACCTAAATTTAAGCTTTCCAATGCGGAAAACATTGATTATTTTAGAAAAAAAACAGCTTTTATGGAGGATTTTTCAAATCTTACGCTTGATAAGGTTACCATTGTTATGACCAGCATGTCCAGATGGGACGGTGAGTTTTCTTCTGCTTCTTGGTCACTAGCCAAAACTTTTGCCCAAAACCAAAAGGTAATTTATGTGGATTATCCATTTACCTTGCTTGATTATATGAAGGAGCGTAAAAAACCCTCCGTTGTCGCTAGAAAAAAGGCCTTGATTAATGGAACAGAAAGTCTTAAACCACTTACCCAATTTAGTCCTTTACTCTATACCCTTTGTCCACCATTAATGCTTCCAATAAACTGGTTACCCTCCGGTAAGCTCTATAATTACTTCTCAAAATGGAATGACAGAAGGTTGGCAGGGGCCATAAAAAAGGCCATAAAAGCGTTAAACGAAGAGGACTTTATCTTTTTTAATTCCTTTAATCCGCTTTATTTAAGCAAATTACCAAGTAATTTTAAACCATTGGCTTTTGTTTATCAATCTAGGGATAATATTAGGGCACTGGAACCCTACTTAAGAAAACATGGGGCAGGAAAAGAAATTGAAGCTGTAAAAAATGCAGATCTCAGCCTGGTAACTTCCCGGATGCTCCAAAAAGATTTAGAAAGTCTATCAGGAAAAAAAGTAGCCTATTTTCCAAATGCAGCGGATTTTGATTTGTTTAAAACAGCTTATGATGAAGTTGTGAAAATCCCGGAAGACCTCAAAGATATTCCTCGTCCTATAATTGGCTACACGGGTAATATTTGTCACCGCTTGGATTACAATTTGATTGAAAGTATTTGTAAAAATAATCCTGATAAAAGTGTCGTAATGGTAGGCCCTAGAAATCACCAAGGGCATACTCAAATTGATTTGGATAAAATTCCCAACCTATTCTTTACCGGACCAAAGAAAATTGAACAACTTCCTCAATATCTGGCCCATTTTCAATTATTGATATTGCCTTTTCTTTGCAATGAGATTACCAAAAGTATCTATCCTCTTAAAATCAATGAATACTTAGCATCCGGAAAGCCAATAGTTGCTACGCCTTTTTCAGAAGACATACAGTCATTTCACCCTTTAATTAGCCTTGAAAAAATACCTGAAAATTTTAATGAAGCTATACAAAAGGAATTGAATACTGATTCAGATCAAAAAGCAAAATCCAGGTACCTTGAGGCTTCAAAAAACACCTGGAAAGGAAGGGTAAAGTTATTTTGGCAATTACTCGGCGGTTAAAAGGTGGCAATGTTTAGCCTTTAACCGACAAAATTACAATTCCATTCCCCACACCATAACGTGTCCAATCATACAAAGACACTCTAAATAGTTCAATTTTATTATTATTAACGGTATTAAACATTTTCGCTTTGGAACAATGCAGGAATAGTTCGCAATAGTATTTTTATATCAAACCATATACTGAAATTTTTAACATAATCATTGTCAAGGCTTAATCGCTCTTCTTCAGACATAGCGCCCCTACCTCTTTTTTCAACTTGCCAAAGGCCGGTGATACCTGCAGGACCAAGAAATCTCAATGCATACTTGTCAGTGGTAATTTTTTCTGCTTCATATAAAGGCAATGGTCTATTTCCTACAAGGGACATATCACCTCTCAAGACATTCCACAATTGGGGTAGTTCATCAATACTAGTATTTCTAATAAATTTACCAATTTTTGTTACGCGAGGATCATCTTTAATTTTGATAAATGCTGCATCCTTATTACTGTCCTTTTTAGCCATGAGAATTTTTTCACAGACCATTTTATTGTCATCGTACATAGGTTGAAGACATCCACCACCAGCTTGCTCACAAAATTCGCAAAGCTCTTTTACCTCATTCACTAATTCTTTGGGTTTTACCTCCTCTTCTTCAATGGTCTCTTCTTCATTGTTGTACTGATTCAGATGCTTTAATTGCTGTAATTTTGCATCAGCATCAGGATCCATGGATCTAAATTTATAAAACTTAAAGATATTATACCCTGTCCCTACTCTATAAGAATAATAGAACACCGGTCCTCTAGACTCCAACTTAATTAAAATGGCTACAACTAAGAATAATGGCAACAAAACCAAAATAATAACTCCGGAAACTACAATATCAAAAACTCTTTTAATAAAAGGTGTCTTTGACTCTTTGAGGGTAGTATATTCTTGAGCTTTCTTATTCGTTGTAGGATGTTTCAACTGAAACTCCAGCCGGGATCTCAATTGTTTGGCTCTGATAGGTTTTAAGATAAAATCCGTAACCCCTGAAGAGATGGCATTAACAATATCTTCAGGAGTAGCTTTATCAACGATCATAAAAAAGGGCAAATTTCCGAAGCCCAATTTTTCTATGGTATTTTTCAAGGTTATTCCATGAACATCCATTAAAGAGGAATCACTAAGGATCATGCAGTACCCTTCCGGTGAACTAGAAAGTTGATTGTAAAAGATTATTCCATTAGAAAAAACATTGATGTCAAAAATTTCTCCTACAGCTTTATTTATCGCATCAATTACTTCTTGATCCTCAGAAATCAAAGCAATTTTTTTATTTTCTTTATTCATTTATTGAATCGATTGCAAATTTCCCTGTCCTCCTTAATATTGAATTTATTCGGGCTTCAAGCTCTTTAGGGTTAAAAGGTTTAACCATAAAATCATCTGCGCCCATGTTCAATATATCAATTTTCTTTTCAGAGGAGTCTGTAGCAGAAAGAACGATTAGAGGAATGGAAGAGAAAAATCCACTTGAACGAACCATTTCAACAAATTCCGCTCCACTAATTTCCGGCATGTTTAAATCACAAATAATTATATCAGGTAAATCACCCTCTTGCATACTTGCTATGGCATCTGCAGGTTTGTTGAATACCTTAACATCAAATTTACTTTTAAAATAATGCTGTATGATTAGAAGAACAGAGGGTTCGTCATCTATACCAAAAATCTTATACTTATTTTTCATAGTTGCAAAAATTCATAATACCTATTTAAATACTAATAAAGGTAAAAACGAACCTGCAAATAAAAAAAGGATTTAATATTTAATTTCCTTATTTAATAAAATGATATGTCAAAAATATAACTTATAATTTTACAATATTTACAAATTACAAAATATAGTATTCAAATAGCTAATTTTTGTATTTTAAACAAAAATAAAAAAAATAAAAAAGCATTGCTCTTTTTTCAAGAACAATGCCGTATTCAATCGCTTAGGGATGACTCAATCCTTAAACATTATCTTCTTTTAAAATAAGGTCAAAATATTTAATGGTCTCAACCAAGCCCTCCTTTAACTGGACTTTTGGTTCCCAGCCCAATTCTTTCCTGGCTAAATCAATAATTGGTTTTCTTTGCATGGGATCATCCTGTGGCAGCGGTAGAAATTTAAGCTTGCTTTTTGAACCGGTTAGTTCCAAGACATTTTCAGCCAATTCGAGCATGGTAAATTCTACTGGGTTACCAATATTAATTGGCCCAATTACATCATCAGAGCTGTTCATCAATTTATACATTCCAGAGATCAAATCGCTCACATATCCAAAACTCCTGGTTTGCATTCCATCTCCAAAGATGGTTATATCCTCCCCTTTCAATGCTTGGACAATAAAATTACTCACAACTCGACCATCAGATGGGTGCATTCTAGGTCCATAGGTATTGAATATTCGCATAACCTTAATGCTTAAATCATGCTGCCTATGGTAATCAAAAAATAATGTTTCCGCACATCTTTTTCCTTCATCATAACAGGCTCTAGGTCCGGTTACACTGACACTACCCTTATATGTTTCAGGTTGCGGATGTATCTCTGGGTCCCCGTAAACCTCACTGGTACTGGCCTGTAAAATTTTTATTTTAAGCCTTTTTGCAAGGCCTAACATATTGATGGCACCAATCACACTTGTTTTGGTGGTTTGAACAGGGTCGAATTGATAATGAACAGGACTAGCAGGACAGGCAAGATTATAAATCTCATCTACCTCAACATACAATGGAAGCGTTACATCGTGTCTTAAAAATTCAAAATTCTTATTCTCCAATAAATGGTGAATATTTCTTCTTCTACCTGTAAAAAGATTATCGGCACAAATTACTTCATTGCCCTCCTCTAAAAGTTTGTCACAAAGATGGCTACCCAAAAACCCGGCTCCACCTGTTACTAAAATCCTTTTCATTTTATCAAAATAATTAGTTAAAAACTTGAAGTCTAAAATTGCTGTTGTCTAAAATCCAAAAATAATAATATATTTCCCATTCAAATAACTTTTTCTAAATGATCCCAATAATATACTTAAATTTATCTATCAATTACTTAATTTAACCAATAAATCCATCAAAAACCTAAAACAAGATGAAACACAATCCATGTACATTTAAGTTT of the Cyclobacterium marinum DSM 745 genome contains:
- a CDS encoding GumC family protein, which gives rise to MTIKQIIRLLWKNKFWIFLTPLFVAVGVFFLTQNLPREYESSTLIFTNPTSDRGATDGGVVRMDFYTSNNLFDNLTLIVKSRTTIQEASLKLLAKHMALPAQDDEILCAEAYLDLKTHIPSPLWEELAVVNDEENTLNNIIDNLLNDENSPIEYLLREHEYYSINKILGRLSVSRKFSSDMMEVKYSSNDAGICYYTLKYIAESFMNGYSKMKELENINTIAYFQNQLSIAQAKLRDAEENLKGFMADNRILNYYEQGKYLDIAKLEHDQDEERSRRLLSGTGYNLEQIEEMFENFDQRQVIIENISLLQDEIVTRNLKIQGLSVLENQEPQIRNLENEIESLEKEIKVLSDDLFKNSNSIQGVQRETILDQWLSLKISYEEQKQALEVMKTRKSYLLDKIDEFAPLGAELKKLEREVSVNEDQYLSILHGLNMAYLQKYDLEMASTQKLIDEPYYPKTALASKRMLMVIGGMLGTGGLVLTVVLLSFFLDSSIKSGKNATKLTTLPVAGGWLNEDAISKSIYLDELHNNQIKLFYNNLSMHFPENGQKIILFYSHQKGEGKTFLIDHLVKELTRQNRSTIFCGNEADAKKVVCESLVIDEQTISNPKKESYFWEETLTKLPHEFVLWELPNIKEKPFNYSLINKSNVLVLVTDAGRSWTSSDAFINNGITEMVKTSHLVWLNKMQADELEDINGEIPKKRSSIRTKFKQLLS
- a CDS encoding O-antigen ligase family protein, whose product is MQITKANISNKVFALLLAGLLSLFVVKTGVMGIGLMLVFPFVLAGGIFMMSHPNKSLAAGLIFAFLSIGAIRYVPNLPLGLTVDFALAMLIVSALFHNKVETDFSKLHNSLILVTLIWMGYNVAEIFNPEARSVTAWFYAVRGTALYMFLTVPLTLLYANKPSDLNRLFIIVFALSILASFWGLRQFYIGLDYAENRWLDAGSRSTHVLFGNLRVFSFFSDAGQFGAGIAHSGVMAMVLALGPFSLKKRILFAVMALLFFYLMIMSGTRGALMVPVAGSLAYLFASKNYRLMLAGLIALGLAFSFLKFTTIANNNYQVRRMRSALDPSDPSLNVRYLNQRKFSEYLKTRPFGGGIGTSGSWGQRFSPGTFLAETPNDSWFVKIWAEMGIVGLYLHIGILAFIAGMGLLKIWKVKDPRLRQKLLALFGGYVGIAAASYGNPLLGQMPTGIILYMSWAYFFLAEDMDKSLNKQSENE
- a CDS encoding glycosyltransferase family 2 protein; its protein translation is MNKPLISVITINYNGLVHTMGFLESFQKVSYPNVEIIVVDNASKESPDSILDKYPETILIKSPVNEGFAGGNNRGMEVAKGDFFFLINNDTEVAPDLLETLLERTEIVENVGLVCPKILYHEEPDIIQYAGFSAINPITGRGRGKGYLEKDEGQYQVAEITQLAHGAAMFIPRKVVKEIGLMAELYFLYYEEMDYCERIKQAGYDIWYEPKSYILHKESMSVGKNSLLKTYYMSRNRWLYLRRNVAYPLFFFTAGYYMLIALPKNLLVHAFKFEWGHFGKYFKGFVDGLFLKDIKENPTLNN
- a CDS encoding glycosyltransferase family 4 protein; the encoded protein is MRIGIEAQRIFREKKHGMDMVALALIKNLQQLDTENEYFIFVNDTEDPSAIKETKNFKIVPLTPAPYPIWEQKHLAKAVKTYQLDLLHCTSNTAPVACSVPLLITLHDIIYLEKINLKEGTWYQRLGNIYRRWNVPKVVKKAAMIFTVSHYEQKRIVQHFNMKDDAVQVVYNGVANHFKVESPEKQEIIRNKYNLPKAFILFLGNTDPKKNLKGVLKSLAILDKKKVDYPDIVMPDFGKEVLVSMLNEIKAPQLLSKIHLTGYIPNEDLPAIYSQAKVFLYPSLRESFGLPILEGMACGCPVITANTSSMPEVAGDAAIIVDPFDPSAISAGIEKILSDEVLRKELISKGYDRPPFFDYKKGALDTLTAYKKIHATQ
- a CDS encoding oligosaccharide flippase family protein; the protein is MTDKKYWLTGGFFTMMHRGVDFVLGFIGFMLLVRVFSPEEFGIWVLLITIVAIIDMARNGFIQNGMIKFLVGKEKAIQAKIQTASVWLNTALTLILVFLLWILAGPLEKLLNANGLADLIKIHSLILPVLILHTHNMVLMQAKYDFQAYFWAGISKSLPFFLVILFGYFLDIKLSLIELAWYQNLAFLLATIMSVYQVRNYLKIRLKAQKYWLKRIFHFGKYVFGTNLVSMLTNSLDKFLLGALLSPVQVAMANTAGRVLNMIEIPVNSIASISYPKAAEAHDKKQSKMVGEIYEKTLGMMLSLTIPFWLFCMLFAHYIVLLIAGEAYLDAVPFLRIMSFMALIKPFDRQSGVFLDAIGKPFFNMIMVFGTFVYGAIFSYLFIQWFGLMGAAYGLILALFTTSIIKFIILNKFVDIRIGQCWIKAFENYPIMIETLKDKVKNKS
- a CDS encoding glycosyltransferase → MFPLLSTFISFLGGKFKLKEAELTADFACVITVYKEKDIAWPLVRALLAQDYRNYHIYLVADGIEGELDVMTHEKLTIYQPRPFLNSKVASLGLVLKEMKTRHSHVVVFDPDNLVPSHFLRVISKYHANGFNAVQGKRIAKNIEGTYASLDALGEYYYDFAVRNLPFQLGSSSTIAGSGMSIEKNLYEENIAKELLILEKKGVVVAEDKSLQSELVDQGYIIAYAGAAIVFDEKITGAEQIGRQRGRWLNSYFGQLPENLKLIGKGLLKMDWNRVYFAMMTAMPPMVVLVGLSGLLAIIALFINWIYFFLLTGSLMLFALAFLLLLLFNKTPMKVLQAIPKIPLFVLGQISGMLNIRKASKDFMATSHNEITEIDVLWKQRRHEFKHLEKDWE
- a CDS encoding glycosyltransferase, which encodes MEDFSNLTLDKVTIVMTSMSRWDGEFSSASWSLAKTFAQNQKVIYVDYPFTLLDYMKERKKPSVVARKKALINGTESLKPLTQFSPLLYTLCPPLMLPINWLPSGKLYNYFSKWNDRRLAGAIKKAIKALNEEDFIFFNSFNPLYLSKLPSNFKPLAFVYQSRDNIRALEPYLRKHGAGKEIEAVKNADLSLVTSRMLQKDLESLSGKKVAYFPNAADFDLFKTAYDEVVKIPEDLKDIPRPIIGYTGNICHRLDYNLIESICKNNPDKSVVMVGPRNHQGHTQIDLDKIPNLFFTGPKKIEQLPQYLAHFQLLILPFLCNEITKSIYPLKINEYLASGKPIVATPFSEDIQSFHPLISLEKIPENFNEAIQKELNTDSDQKAKSRYLEASKNTWKGRVKLFWQLLGG
- a CDS encoding sugar transferase; the protein is MNKENKKIALISEDQEVIDAINKAVGEIFDINVFSNGIIFYNQLSSSPEGYCMILSDSSLMDVHGITLKNTIEKLGFGNLPFFMIVDKATPEDIVNAISSGVTDFILKPIRAKQLRSRLEFQLKHPTTNKKAQEYTTLKESKTPFIKRVFDIVVSGVIILVLLPLFLVVAILIKLESRGPVFYYSYRVGTGYNIFKFYKFRSMDPDADAKLQQLKHLNQYNNEEETIEEEEVKPKELVNEVKELCEFCEQAGGGCLQPMYDDNKMVCEKILMAKKDSNKDAAFIKIKDDPRVTKIGKFIRNTSIDELPQLWNVLRGDMSLVGNRPLPLYEAEKITTDKYALRFLGPAGITGLWQVEKRGRGAMSEEERLSLDNDYVKNFSIWFDIKILLRTIPALFQSENV
- a CDS encoding response regulator transcription factor; translation: MKNKYKIFGIDDEPSVLLIIQHYFKSKFDVKVFNKPADAIASMQEGDLPDIIICDLNMPEISGAEFVEMVRSSGFFSSIPLIVLSATDSSEKKIDILNMGADDFMVKPFNPKELEARINSILRRTGKFAIDSINE